Proteins encoded together in one Variovorax paradoxus EPS window:
- a CDS encoding MarR family winged helix-turn-helix transcriptional regulator: protein MQASSDITAALAPCALDDLLLYRVWRCMRACSTMTTRMVEGGFGITHREWGMIGMLAQAGELGSSELAERMLLDRVRTSRGLNSLFEKRLIERRQDVDDRRRVYVQLSAAGRALFDELFPRIARLNIDLLDGLDETHHELFLSCLHRLELRGCELNANGAVPEKADRRSGGTRHRWPRGIAFR from the coding sequence TTGCAAGCCTCTTCCGACATCACCGCAGCGCTCGCACCGTGCGCATTGGACGATCTCCTTCTCTATCGAGTCTGGCGCTGCATGCGCGCTTGCAGCACCATGACCACGCGCATGGTCGAAGGGGGCTTCGGCATCACGCACCGCGAGTGGGGAATGATCGGCATGCTCGCGCAGGCCGGCGAGCTTGGTTCATCGGAACTCGCCGAGCGAATGCTGCTGGACCGGGTGCGCACGTCGCGCGGACTGAACAGTCTTTTCGAAAAACGGCTGATCGAGAGACGCCAGGACGTCGACGATCGCCGAAGGGTTTATGTGCAGCTGAGCGCGGCGGGCCGAGCGCTCTTCGACGAGCTGTTCCCCCGCATCGCTCGCCTGAACATCGATCTTCTCGATGGGCTCGACGAAACGCATCACGAACTCTTTCTCTCGTGCCTGCACAGGCTCGAATTGCGAGGCTGCGAGTTGAACGCGAATGGCGCGGTGCCCGAGAAGGCCGACCGCCGCTCGGGCGGCACGCGCCATCGCTGGCCCCGAGGCATCGCCTTTCGGTGA
- a CDS encoding Lrp/AsnC family transcriptional regulator, producing the protein MADEAASRPLKLDRIDLQILAIIQQDARLTNVMLAERIGLSASPCLERVRRLEKGKLVTAYRAVLNLEKLIPHLYTYMEVTLKSHHAQDFMRFEKYVLKQPEMLTCSLISGDFDYLIRVISTDIAHLHAISERMFNAEVGVEKHFTYICVKTVKDTTEVPIDALLAARQRTAL; encoded by the coding sequence ATGGCAGATGAAGCAGCGTCCAGGCCACTCAAGCTGGATCGCATCGACCTGCAGATCCTCGCAATCATTCAGCAAGATGCTCGATTGACGAACGTGATGCTGGCCGAGCGAATAGGCCTCTCCGCCAGCCCATGCCTTGAAAGGGTTCGTCGGCTCGAGAAGGGAAAGCTCGTGACCGCCTATCGCGCGGTGCTCAATCTCGAGAAGCTCATTCCGCATCTCTACACCTACATGGAGGTCACGCTGAAGAGCCACCATGCGCAGGATTTCATGCGGTTCGAGAAGTACGTCCTCAAGCAGCCCGAGATGCTGACCTGCAGCCTGATCAGCGGCGACTTCGATTACCTGATTCGGGTCATCTCCACCGACATCGCGCATCTGCATGCAATTTCGGAGCGCATGTTCAATGCGGAAGTCGGCGTCGAAAAGCACTTCACCTACATCTGCGTGAAAACGGTGAAGGACACGACCGAAGTCCCCATCGATGCCCTGCTGGCTGCTCGACAGCGCACAGCGCTCTGA
- a CDS encoding ABC transporter permease, with amino-acid sequence MTSRFSDRELNFLVAINVVILVVATVLSKGDFLDVYNFQSMGGQLPELGLLAMGVALSMISGNGGIDLSGVALANLAGVVAATVAPMLAAPDASPWIYTAWFAVIALAVGLVGGLLNGLLIARAGLTPILCTLGTQLLYTGFAVVLTGGSSLRVGDAEPLSAIGNEMVLGVPIPFVIFVAMLLGVGWLLKQSPFGIRLFLLGTNAKAARYAGISQNRMLVATYALCGVLAAVAGVIIAARTASVKSDYGNSYLLIAILITVMAGVRPQGGYGRMTCLFFSAVALQLLSSTFNLLGISNFFRDCAWGLLLLFFLASARLSLADLRSFVSITRSSAPPHQSPPGATQRTTEG; translated from the coding sequence ATGACCTCCAGGTTTTCAGACCGCGAACTCAACTTCCTGGTCGCCATCAACGTGGTGATCCTCGTGGTCGCGACGGTGCTGTCCAAGGGCGACTTCCTCGACGTCTACAACTTCCAGTCGATGGGCGGCCAACTGCCCGAGCTCGGCCTGCTGGCCATGGGCGTGGCGCTGTCGATGATCTCGGGCAACGGCGGCATCGACCTGTCGGGCGTGGCGCTCGCCAACCTGGCCGGCGTGGTTGCCGCCACGGTGGCACCGATGCTCGCGGCGCCCGATGCTTCGCCCTGGATCTACACGGCATGGTTCGCCGTGATCGCGCTGGCGGTGGGCCTGGTGGGCGGGCTGCTCAACGGGCTGTTGATCGCGCGCGCCGGCCTCACGCCCATTCTTTGCACGCTGGGCACGCAGTTGCTCTACACCGGCTTCGCCGTGGTGCTCACCGGCGGCTCGAGCCTGCGTGTAGGCGATGCCGAGCCGCTCTCGGCCATCGGCAACGAGATGGTGCTGGGCGTGCCGATTCCCTTCGTCATCTTCGTGGCGATGCTGCTGGGCGTGGGCTGGCTTCTGAAGCAGAGCCCGTTCGGCATCCGCCTCTTCCTGCTGGGCACCAACGCCAAGGCGGCGCGCTACGCGGGCATTTCGCAGAACCGCATGCTGGTGGCGACCTATGCGCTGTGCGGCGTGCTCGCCGCGGTGGCGGGCGTGATCATCGCGGCGCGCACGGCCAGCGTGAAGTCCGACTACGGCAACTCCTACCTGCTCATCGCCATCCTCATCACCGTGATGGCGGGCGTGCGTCCGCAGGGCGGCTACGGGCGCATGACCTGCCTGTTCTTCTCGGCCGTGGCGCTGCAGCTTTTGTCCAGCACCTTCAACCTGCTGGGCATTTCCAACTTCTTCCGCGATTGCGCCTGGGGCCTCTTGCTGCTGTTCTTCCTCGCATCGGCACGGCTCAGCCTGGCCGACCTGCGCAGCTTCGTTTCGATTACGCGCTCCAGCGCACCGCCGCACCAGTCCCCTCCTGGCGCGACGCAAAGAACCACCGAGGGCTAG
- a CDS encoding ABC transporter ATP-binding protein — protein sequence MSVIATFDQVCKSYDGLSQVVDHLDLAVQEGEFLSLLGPSGSGKTTTLMMLAGFETPTSGDIRLAGRSLRAVPAYKRDIGMVFQNYALFPHMTVGENVAFPLQVRNVGRDEQARRVKLALDMVQLSHAAQRLPAQLSGGQQQRVAVARALVFEPKLVLMDEPLGALDKNLREQMQFEIRQLHRRLGVTMVYVTHDQAEALTMSDRIAVFHQGKIQQLCGPREMYEQPSSAFVATFVGESNRLSGTVEALVDGVAVLRTEGGSLLQAVAGDGLRVGGEGVFTLRPERAELSTSRSAEGVGVAATLEEAIFVGDKMRARLRTSDGQEMIACRSPDQFDTLPTPGSRLCVTWRIEHARIFVAP from the coding sequence ATGTCCGTCATTGCCACCTTCGATCAAGTCTGCAAGTCCTACGACGGCTTGTCGCAGGTCGTCGATCACCTCGACCTCGCAGTGCAGGAAGGCGAATTCCTCTCGCTGCTCGGCCCCTCCGGATCGGGCAAGACGACAACCCTGATGATGCTGGCCGGCTTCGAGACGCCGACCAGCGGGGACATCCGCCTGGCGGGTCGATCGCTGCGCGCGGTGCCCGCATACAAGCGGGACATCGGCATGGTGTTCCAGAACTACGCGTTGTTTCCCCACATGACCGTTGGCGAGAACGTCGCCTTTCCATTGCAGGTCCGCAACGTCGGACGCGATGAGCAGGCACGCCGGGTGAAGCTCGCGCTGGACATGGTGCAGTTGTCGCATGCGGCACAACGATTGCCGGCTCAGTTGTCCGGAGGCCAGCAGCAGCGCGTCGCCGTGGCCCGGGCGCTGGTGTTCGAGCCCAAGCTGGTGTTGATGGACGAACCGCTGGGTGCGCTGGACAAGAACCTGCGGGAACAAATGCAGTTCGAGATTCGGCAACTGCACCGGCGCCTCGGCGTGACCATGGTGTATGTGACGCACGACCAGGCAGAGGCGCTGACCATGTCGGACCGCATCGCGGTGTTTCACCAGGGAAAGATCCAGCAACTGTGCGGACCGCGCGAGATGTACGAGCAGCCGTCCAGTGCTTTCGTCGCCACATTTGTCGGAGAGAGCAATCGCCTGTCGGGCACGGTCGAAGCGCTGGTGGACGGCGTCGCCGTTCTGCGCACCGAAGGCGGCTCGCTCCTGCAGGCCGTTGCAGGCGATGGCTTGCGTGTCGGCGGCGAGGGCGTCTTCACGCTGCGCCCGGAACGCGCCGAGCTGTCCACGTCCAGGAGCGCTGAAGGCGTGGGCGTGGCCGCGACGCTCGAGGAGGCCATCTTCGTCGGCGACAAGATGCGCGCCCGTCTTCGCACCAGCGACGGCCAGGAAATGATCGCCTGCCGCAGCCCCGATCAGTTCGACACGCTGCCCACGCCCGGCTCACGCCTCTGCGTGACATGGCGCATCGAACACGCCCGGATCTTCGTCGCACCCTGA
- a CDS encoding ABC transporter permease: protein MTASTMQAHSTTAPTPASAAQAAPKATASWRSWLAQRPSVFTLALIVLVCLAVGAINPGFFQLPVLIDIVRACTVLGLFALGVLIVLAAGGIDVSFAAIAALTMYSITKLVLNYFPEAPIALLLAAGAVSGAVLGVFNGLLVHWLKAPSLIVTIGTQYLYRGILLTFVGTVFFMNVPAPMDAFGKLALWRFDTAQGLHVVLPATVLVLAGAAVLTWWLLNRTLIGRAVYAIGGSLAIAERLGYNLRTVHIFVFAYAGFLSGLAGIVHVSSTRLANPFDLVGNELDVIAAVILGGARITGGSGTVGGTLLGVVLVTLINNVLILAGVPSTWQKVIIGAFILVAGACFAMRKQG from the coding sequence ATGACGGCTTCCACCATGCAAGCGCATTCCACGACCGCGCCCACGCCGGCTTCGGCTGCGCAAGCGGCTCCCAAGGCAACGGCCTCCTGGCGCAGCTGGCTCGCGCAGCGCCCCTCGGTCTTCACGCTCGCGCTGATCGTGCTGGTGTGCCTGGCGGTCGGCGCCATCAACCCGGGCTTCTTCCAGTTGCCGGTGTTGATCGACATCGTGCGGGCCTGCACCGTGCTCGGGCTCTTTGCGCTGGGCGTGCTGATCGTGCTGGCGGCCGGCGGCATCGACGTGTCGTTCGCCGCCATTGCCGCGCTCACGATGTACAGCATCACGAAGCTGGTGCTGAACTACTTTCCCGAAGCGCCCATCGCGCTGTTGCTGGCCGCGGGCGCGGTGAGCGGCGCGGTGCTGGGCGTGTTCAACGGCCTGCTGGTGCACTGGCTCAAGGCACCGTCGCTGATCGTGACCATCGGCACGCAGTACCTGTACCGCGGCATCCTGCTGACCTTCGTCGGGACCGTGTTCTTCATGAACGTGCCCGCGCCGATGGACGCGTTCGGCAAGCTGGCGCTCTGGCGCTTCGACACCGCGCAGGGCCTGCACGTGGTGCTGCCCGCCACGGTGCTGGTGCTGGCCGGCGCGGCGGTGCTGACATGGTGGCTGCTGAACCGCACGCTCATCGGCCGCGCGGTGTACGCCATCGGCGGCAGCCTCGCGATCGCCGAACGGCTGGGCTATAACCTCCGCACAGTGCACATCTTCGTGTTCGCGTACGCGGGATTCCTCTCGGGACTGGCGGGCATCGTGCACGTCTCGAGCACGCGGCTGGCGAACCCCTTCGACCTCGTCGGCAACGAGCTGGACGTGATCGCCGCCGTGATCCTCGGCGGCGCGCGCATCACCGGCGGCAGCGGCACCGTGGGCGGCACGCTGCTGGGCGTGGTGCTGGTCACGCTGATCAACAACGTGCTGATCCTCGCGGGCGTGCCGAGCACCTGGCAGAAGGTGATCATCGGGGCGTTCATCCTGGTGGCGGGGGCCTGCTTCGCGATGCGCAAGCAGGGCTGA
- a CDS encoding substrate-binding domain-containing protein, whose product MLKKTKIACTVLALGTVAFASALHAQGKPQDIVTVVKITGISWFNRMEVGVKEFGASTPGVATRQIGPAQSDAAQQQRLIEDLVAKKVDAIAVVSMDPPTLEPVLKRAMERGIKVVTHEADNQKNTMVDIEAFDNTAYGARINERLAACMGQQGKWTSLVGSLGSQSQVQWADGGANNAKKYPKMQLVDAKNESLNDAEKAYGKAKEMLRKHPDLKGFQGSSSLDVLGIGRAVEEAGLQGKVCVYGTGLPSEAAKFLESGAVGGIAFWDPKDAGIVMNKAAKMLLDGKTITDGTDMGVQGYNKVSVKKGPGVGVIVTGQAWVEVDKQNYKKYAF is encoded by the coding sequence ATGCTGAAGAAAACAAAGATCGCCTGCACCGTGCTCGCACTGGGCACCGTGGCCTTCGCCTCCGCGCTGCACGCGCAGGGCAAGCCGCAGGACATCGTCACCGTGGTGAAGATCACCGGCATCAGCTGGTTCAACCGCATGGAAGTGGGCGTGAAGGAATTCGGCGCCAGCACCCCCGGCGTGGCCACGCGCCAGATCGGCCCGGCCCAGTCGGACGCCGCGCAGCAGCAGCGCCTGATCGAAGACCTGGTGGCCAAGAAGGTCGACGCCATCGCCGTGGTCTCGATGGACCCGCCCACGCTTGAGCCGGTGCTCAAGCGCGCCATGGAACGCGGCATCAAGGTCGTGACGCACGAGGCCGACAACCAGAAGAACACCATGGTCGACATCGAGGCCTTCGACAACACGGCCTACGGTGCGCGCATCAACGAACGCCTGGCCGCCTGCATGGGCCAGCAGGGCAAATGGACCTCGCTGGTCGGCTCGCTGGGCAGCCAGTCGCAGGTGCAGTGGGCCGACGGCGGCGCCAACAACGCGAAGAAGTACCCCAAGATGCAGCTGGTCGACGCCAAGAACGAGTCGCTCAACGACGCGGAAAAGGCCTACGGCAAGGCCAAGGAAATGCTGCGCAAGCACCCCGACCTGAAGGGCTTCCAGGGCTCCTCGTCGCTCGACGTGCTGGGCATCGGCCGCGCGGTGGAAGAAGCCGGCCTGCAGGGCAAGGTCTGCGTGTACGGCACGGGCCTGCCGAGCGAGGCGGCCAAGTTCCTCGAATCGGGCGCGGTCGGCGGCATCGCCTTCTGGGACCCGAAGGACGCCGGCATCGTCATGAACAAGGCCGCCAAGATGCTGCTGGACGGCAAGACCATCACCGACGGCACCGACATGGGCGTGCAGGGCTACAACAAGGTCTCGGTGAAGAAGGGTCCGGGCGTCGGCGTCATCGTCACGGGCCAGGCCTGGGTCGAGGTCGACAAGCAGAACTACAAGAAGTACGCCTTCTGA
- a CDS encoding RbsD/FucU family protein yields MLKSIHPLLNADVLYALRAMGHGDELVLCDANFPADSVARQTTLGRLLRIDGVGTTEAARAILSVLPLDNAVDDPARRMEIMGEPNEIPPVQQEMQREIDAAEGRARPLGSIERFAFYEAARRAYCVIATGERRFYGCFIFKKGVLAPEA; encoded by the coding sequence ATGCTGAAGTCCATCCATCCGCTGCTCAATGCGGACGTGCTTTACGCCCTGCGCGCCATGGGCCATGGCGACGAACTGGTGCTGTGCGACGCCAACTTCCCGGCCGATTCGGTCGCACGCCAGACCACCTTGGGCCGGCTGCTGCGCATCGACGGCGTGGGCACCACCGAGGCGGCGCGCGCCATTCTTTCGGTGCTGCCGCTGGACAACGCGGTGGACGATCCCGCGCGGCGCATGGAGATCATGGGCGAGCCGAACGAGATCCCGCCGGTGCAGCAGGAGATGCAGCGCGAGATCGATGCGGCCGAGGGACGCGCCCGCCCGCTGGGCTCCATCGAGCGCTTCGCCTTCTACGAAGCCGCGCGCCGCGCCTACTGCGTCATCGCCACGGGCGAGCGCCGTTTCTACGGCTGCTTCATCTTCAAGAAGGGCGTCCTCGCACCCGAGGCCTGA
- a CDS encoding sugar ABC transporter ATP-binding protein: protein MTLTAPSTQAPVPGTGRRVFLEVQDVHKRFAGVHALRGIDLTIEAGEIYHLLGENGCGKSTLIKIISGAQPPSQGRIVIDGHPHESLSPLEALTLGIETVYQDLSLLPNMSVAENVALSEQLVATGGKLARRFDRKAVAATAVRALETVKLPTDAAFLARRVDELPIATRQLVAIARAVATRARMVIMDEPTTSLTQKEVDNLVHVVEHLRAQGVAVLFVSHKLDECMAMGGQAIVFRDGTKVAQGPIRDFTKAELAHWMTGKQLDGARYRHRTHGGDTLLKVEALGRGAQFSDVNFTLHKGEILGITGLLDSGRNELALALAGVQAADRGRISLDGQQVTLKTPSDGIRQGIGYVPEDRLSEGLFLDKPIRDNIVTAVLGRLRGRFGALDGKQCQALAERTVSELQIATPDVDRPVQSLSGGNQQRVLIGRWLAIDPRVLILHGPTVGVDVGSKDTIYRIVQRLAEQGLGVILVSDDLQELLQNCDRILLMRKGRIANDFDAEGLAESELYHALVSDSPSSASPAFS, encoded by the coding sequence ATGACCCTTACCGCGCCTTCCACGCAAGCCCCGGTGCCCGGCACCGGGCGCCGTGTCTTCCTCGAAGTGCAGGACGTGCACAAGCGCTTCGCGGGCGTGCACGCGCTGCGCGGCATCGACCTCACGATCGAAGCCGGCGAGATCTACCACCTGCTCGGCGAGAACGGCTGCGGCAAGAGCACGCTCATCAAGATCATCTCGGGCGCGCAGCCGCCGAGCCAGGGGCGCATCGTGATCGATGGCCATCCGCACGAATCGCTGTCGCCGCTGGAGGCGCTCACGCTGGGCATCGAGACGGTCTATCAAGACCTCTCGCTGCTGCCGAACATGAGCGTGGCCGAGAACGTCGCGCTCAGCGAGCAGCTGGTCGCCACCGGCGGCAAGCTCGCGCGGCGCTTCGACCGCAAGGCGGTGGCCGCCACGGCCGTGCGCGCGCTCGAAACGGTGAAGCTGCCGACCGACGCGGCCTTTCTGGCGCGCCGCGTCGACGAGCTGCCCATCGCCACGCGGCAGCTCGTGGCCATCGCACGCGCCGTGGCCACGCGCGCACGCATGGTCATCATGGACGAGCCCACCACCTCGCTCACGCAGAAGGAAGTCGACAACCTCGTGCACGTGGTCGAGCACCTGCGCGCGCAGGGCGTGGCCGTGCTGTTCGTGAGCCACAAGCTCGACGAGTGCATGGCCATGGGCGGCCAGGCCATCGTGTTCCGTGACGGCACGAAGGTGGCACAGGGGCCGATCCGCGACTTCACCAAGGCCGAGCTCGCGCACTGGATGACGGGCAAGCAACTCGACGGCGCGCGCTACCGCCACCGGACGCACGGCGGCGACACGCTGCTCAAGGTCGAGGCGCTCGGCCGCGGCGCGCAGTTCAGCGATGTGAATTTCACGCTGCACAAGGGCGAGATCCTGGGCATCACCGGGCTGCTCGACTCGGGCCGCAACGAACTGGCGCTGGCCCTGGCCGGCGTGCAGGCCGCCGACCGCGGGCGCATTTCGCTCGACGGCCAGCAGGTCACGCTGAAGACGCCGAGCGACGGCATCCGCCAGGGCATCGGCTACGTGCCGGAAGACCGGCTGAGCGAGGGCCTTTTTCTCGACAAGCCGATTCGCGACAACATCGTCACGGCCGTGCTCGGTCGCCTGCGCGGGCGCTTCGGCGCGCTCGACGGCAAGCAGTGCCAGGCGCTGGCCGAACGCACCGTGAGCGAGTTGCAGATCGCCACGCCCGATGTCGACCGGCCGGTGCAGTCGCTCTCGGGCGGCAACCAGCAGCGCGTGCTCATCGGCCGCTGGCTGGCCATCGATCCGCGCGTGCTGATCCTCCACGGCCCCACCGTGGGCGTGGACGTCGGCTCCAAGGACACCATCTATCGCATCGTGCAGCGGCTGGCCGAGCAGGGCCTCGGTGTGATCCTCGTCAGCGACGACCTGCAGGAGCTGCTGCAGAACTGCGACCGCATCCTGCTGATGCGCAAGGGCCGCATCGCCAACGACTTCGACGCCGAGGGCCTCGCCGAAAGCGAGCTCTACCACGCGCTGGTTTCCGACTCCCCCTCTTCTGCTTCCCCCGCATTCTCATGA
- a CDS encoding ABC transporter substrate-binding protein, with translation MSIFRSATLLLVATLGAAGLATNAWSQGRPLTVVSWGGAYQDAQREVYFKPFTAKTGVKLVDESWDGGIGVLRAKLQGGANNWDLVQVESEELQLGCEEGLFEKIDWAKLGGRDAYMPEAANDCGVGAILYNFVLAYDGDKFKGAGPQSWADFFDLQKFPGKRSLRKGAKTNLEFALIADGVKPADVYQVLSTPAGVDRAFKKLDTIKSSIVWWEKGAQPPQLLASGEVAMVSAYNGRIAAANKTDKKNFRITWKNSLYTIDSWAIMKGSPNKAQAEQYLVFAGAPSVQKDLPPLIPYGVTNKRSTELVAKSVLPDLPTNPEYMASALLISDKFWLENLDRLTQRFNSWVSK, from the coding sequence ATGTCCATCTTTCGTTCGGCCACATTGCTGCTCGTTGCGACGCTCGGCGCCGCAGGCCTTGCAACCAACGCCTGGTCCCAAGGCCGTCCGCTCACCGTCGTGTCGTGGGGAGGCGCATACCAGGACGCGCAACGCGAGGTGTACTTCAAGCCCTTCACTGCCAAGACCGGCGTCAAGCTGGTCGACGAATCGTGGGACGGTGGCATCGGCGTGCTGCGCGCCAAGCTCCAGGGCGGTGCGAACAACTGGGACCTGGTGCAGGTCGAATCCGAGGAACTGCAACTGGGTTGCGAGGAAGGCCTCTTCGAGAAGATCGACTGGGCCAAGCTCGGCGGGCGCGATGCCTACATGCCGGAGGCCGCGAACGATTGCGGCGTCGGCGCCATCCTCTACAACTTCGTGCTGGCTTACGACGGCGACAAGTTCAAGGGCGCGGGGCCGCAGTCGTGGGCGGACTTCTTCGATCTGCAGAAGTTTCCGGGCAAGCGCAGCCTGCGCAAGGGCGCAAAGACCAACCTCGAGTTCGCGCTGATCGCGGACGGCGTGAAGCCGGCGGATGTCTATCAGGTGCTGTCGACGCCAGCGGGCGTGGACCGCGCATTCAAGAAGCTCGACACCATCAAGAGCAGCATCGTCTGGTGGGAGAAGGGCGCGCAACCGCCTCAGCTGCTGGCCTCGGGCGAAGTGGCGATGGTGTCGGCCTACAACGGCCGCATCGCCGCGGCCAACAAGACCGACAAGAAGAACTTCCGGATCACCTGGAAGAACAGCCTCTACACCATCGACTCGTGGGCCATCATGAAGGGATCGCCGAACAAGGCGCAGGCCGAGCAGTACCTTGTCTTCGCCGGAGCGCCGTCGGTGCAGAAGGACCTCCCTCCCCTCATTCCCTACGGCGTGACCAACAAGCGCAGCACCGAGCTGGTCGCCAAGTCCGTTCTGCCCGACCTCCCGACGAACCCGGAGTACATGGCGAGCGCCCTGCTCATCAGCGACAAGTTCTGGCTCGAGAACCTCGACCGCCTGACGCAGCGCTTCAATAGCTGGGTGTCGAAGTGA
- a CDS encoding ribokinase, with translation MTAIPVSSQQRGVAVLGIFVADLAFRAAQLPGVGQTIAGSGFAMGPGGKGSNQAVAAARAGAGVTFISKLGQDAFAANALALWAEEGITPRTPQVADQPTGAAFIYVHEVTGANAIIVVPGAAALIDAADVDAAADAIRGARVFVTQLEQPAGAAQRGLELARAAGTVTVFNPAPALPFDDALYALCDYITPNEHEAAALSGMTVETIDDARRAGDFFLAKGVGCALITLGDKGALLHSASGSVHIPVFNAGAVKETTGAGDAFNGGFAAALAEGASPLEAARFGSAVAAISVTRAGTAPSMPRRAEVDALMHRTH, from the coding sequence ATGACCGCCATCCCCGTCTCTTCACAGCAGCGCGGCGTCGCCGTGCTCGGCATCTTCGTGGCCGACCTCGCCTTCCGCGCGGCCCAACTTCCCGGCGTCGGCCAGACCATCGCGGGCTCGGGCTTCGCCATGGGCCCGGGCGGCAAGGGCTCGAACCAGGCGGTGGCGGCAGCGCGCGCAGGCGCGGGGGTCACGTTCATCTCCAAGCTCGGGCAGGACGCCTTCGCCGCCAACGCGCTCGCGCTCTGGGCCGAGGAAGGCATCACGCCGCGCACCCCGCAGGTGGCGGACCAGCCGACCGGCGCAGCCTTCATCTACGTGCACGAGGTCACGGGCGCCAACGCGATCATCGTGGTGCCGGGCGCGGCAGCCCTGATCGACGCGGCCGACGTGGATGCGGCGGCCGACGCCATCCGCGGTGCGCGCGTGTTCGTCACCCAACTCGAACAGCCCGCCGGCGCCGCGCAGCGCGGGCTGGAACTGGCGCGCGCCGCCGGCACGGTGACGGTGTTCAACCCCGCGCCCGCCCTGCCCTTCGACGACGCGCTGTACGCCCTGTGCGACTACATCACGCCGAACGAGCACGAGGCCGCGGCGCTGAGCGGCATGACGGTCGAAACCATCGACGACGCGCGCCGCGCGGGCGACTTCTTCCTGGCCAAGGGCGTGGGCTGTGCGCTCATCACGCTCGGCGACAAGGGTGCGCTGCTGCACAGCGCGAGCGGCTCGGTGCACATCCCCGTGTTCAACGCCGGTGCCGTGAAGGAAACGACCGGCGCGGGCGACGCCTTCAACGGCGGCTTCGCGGCGGCCTTGGCCGAAGGCGCCTCGCCGCTGGAAGCCGCGCGCTTCGGCTCGGCGGTGGCCGCCATCTCGGTCACGCGCGCCGGCACCGCGCCCTCGATGCCCAGGCGCGCCGAAGTCGATGCGCTGATGCACCGCACCCACTGA
- a CDS encoding SDR family NAD(P)-dependent oxidoreductase, which translates to MLETKTAIVTGASRGIGHATAQRFRDLGWRVITVSRTPPPDACPWSQGGNTHISLDLSDLQQILKTVEALRPLLGGAKLHALINNAGISPKGPGGTRVNSLTTDLDVWQSMYNTNFYAPLVLTRGFAQELSNAGGSVVNLCSIAGSRVHPFAGSAYATSKSALAALTREMANDMAPLNVRVNAIAPGEIDTDILSPGTSQIVENDIPMRRLGTVEEVADLIEFLCSEKASYITGTEIPIDGGQRI; encoded by the coding sequence ATGCTAGAAACCAAGACCGCAATCGTTACGGGTGCCAGCCGCGGAATTGGCCATGCCACCGCCCAGCGCTTTCGGGACCTGGGATGGCGAGTGATCACGGTGTCCCGCACGCCGCCGCCCGACGCGTGCCCGTGGAGCCAGGGGGGCAACACCCACATCTCGCTGGACCTTTCCGATCTGCAGCAGATCCTCAAGACGGTGGAGGCATTGCGGCCCTTGTTGGGCGGAGCCAAGCTGCACGCGCTGATCAACAACGCGGGCATCTCGCCGAAGGGCCCGGGAGGCACCCGCGTCAACTCGCTCACGACCGACCTGGACGTGTGGCAGTCGATGTACAACACCAACTTCTACGCACCGTTGGTGTTGACGCGCGGATTTGCACAGGAGCTCTCCAATGCGGGCGGTTCCGTGGTCAACCTGTGTTCGATCGCGGGCAGCCGCGTGCACCCCTTCGCCGGCTCGGCCTACGCGACCTCCAAGTCGGCCCTGGCCGCATTGACCCGGGAGATGGCGAACGACATGGCGCCCCTGAACGTGCGGGTGAATGCGATTGCGCCCGGCGAGATCGACACAGACATTCTTTCGCCCGGCACCTCGCAGATCGTGGAGAACGACATTCCGATGCGCCGCCTCGGCACCGTGGAAGAAGTGGCCGACCTGATCGAGTTTCTCTGCAGCGAGAAGGCGTCCTATATCACCGGGACGGAAATCCCGATCGACGGCGGCCAACGCATTTGA